The DNA segment GTCCTCCTGGTGTCGGTAAAACTTCCATCGCAAAGTCTATTGCCCGTTCCATGGGGAGAGAATTTTTGCGTATCTCTCTCGGTGGAGTTCGCGATGAGGCGGAAATTAGAGGACATAGGCGGACCTATGTCGGAGCCATGCCTGGAAAGATTATTCAATCTCTGAAGAGGGTTGAAAATAATAATCCCGTTATCTGTCTGGATGAAGTTGACAAGATGAGTGCTGATTTTCGAGGTGATCCCTCGGCAGCTTTGCTGGAAGTACTTGATCCTGAACAGAATAATGCTTTTAATGATCACTATCTTGATCTTGATTATGATTTATCCAAGGTCTTTTTCATCACGACGGCCAATCAGCTTGAGGGGATTCCTCTTCCACTGCAGGACAGGATGGAAATTATTCGGTTGCCAGGGTATCTTGAAACCGAAAAGGTCGAAATCGCCAAGGGGTATCTTCTTCCCAAGCAGATTGAGCAGCATGGTTTGAAGGCTGAAAATCTGAAGTTTTCTGACAATGCCATGCTTGATATTGTTCGTTACTATACTCGCGAGGCCGGAGTCAGAAATCTGGAGCGCGAAATAGCCTCAGTTTGTCGTAAATCTGCCATGCGGATTGTTGAGGATGACGATAGAGATAAAGTTATCCATATTTCGAAACAATCGCTGGAAAAGATGCTCGGAGTGACAAAATATTCTTATGGCGAGCGAGAAAAGGAAGCGCAGGTAGGAGTCTGTAACGGATTGGCCTGGACGCAACTTGGCGGAGAAATGCTGCTGGTCGAAGTCGCACTGATGCCTGGGCAGGGTAAAGTCGAGATAACTGGTAAACTCGGCGATGTCATGCAGGAATCAGCGCGCGCCGCCATCTCCTACATTCGAGCTCGTTCACATATGCTTGGCCTGAAACCCGACTTCAATACCAAGGTGGATGTGCATATACATGTTCCTGACGGAGCTACTCCCAAGGATGGTCCCAGCGCGGGAATAACGTTGACGACAGCATTGATTTCGGCCCTGTTGAATATTCCTGTTCGGCATGATCTGGCCATGACTGGCGAAATCACTTTACGTGGTCGTGTTTTACCAATCGGTGGGTTGCGCGAAAAGCTGCTTGCTGCTCACCGGGGATTGATTAAAACAGTCCTGATACCAGCTGAAAATGAGAAAGATCTTAAGGAAGTTCCCAAGGATATTCTGAAAGACCTCGAAATAATCCCAGTTATGACTATGGATGAGGTCATTGACAAGGCTCTTGATAATGGCGGTGAAACTGTGTTGATTAGTCAGCACAATGAGCCACCTTTATCTAATGATCTGCTTAAAGAAGAACAGCGTAAGCCTGCACACCAATAGATTATACACACCCATTGAGTGAGAAGCCGAACAGTTTACTGTTCGGCTTTCTTGTATGCTTAGGAGAGTTCTCCATGGTTAAAATAACGAAAGATATGATGCAGGCACTGGAGGAAGCTGCAGAGGGGCCGCCCTTCATGCATATTCGCCATATGGTGGTTTTGTGTTGGAGCTGCGCTTCTTGCCGACGATGGTGATATTTATGTTGGGTGTACTGTTGAAAATGCTGCATCTGGGTTAAATAATTGTGCTGAACGTTCTGCTTTTTTCCCGCAGTCTCTGATGGCAGGGGACGGGGTTGTTTTTCCGCATTGTTCATCCGGGTTCCAGGAGACTCTCCTTTGGCTCCTTCTGGGGCATGTCGTCAGGTCCTGCATGCATTTTTATCATCAGACACTGTTGTTTTTTTCTGTATGTGATTCTGGCGAAACCATTGTTTGGACTATGGAAGAATTATTACCCGATGCTTGTGTATTACCAAATCAATCTCGATAGACAGAATATCTCCCTGTCTCGTTATCATCAATTCTCTGATTTTGTAATTGAGCGTTACATCTCAGGTTTGGATCTGCTAGAATGAGTGCCTCCGATGTAAAAAGATGCTGCATATTTTAATTCTTTATAGAAAAAGATCAGGAGGTTGTCATGGCAGACGTAACCAGAAGAGAGAGGGCAATGGGGGCCGTACTAGGTCTTTTTGTAGGAGATGCGCTCGGATTGGGGCCTCATTGGTATTATGACCTTAAAGCACTCCGCGCTGACTATGGTGAATGGATTACTGATTATATGCCACCAAAAGAAGGACGCTACCATGATGGGTGTCGTGCTGGTGACATTTCTCAAACTGGTCAGGTGGCACTTCTTCTCCTGAAATCTTTGGCAGAGGAAGGAGAATATAAAGAAGAAAAATTTACCGCTCATCTTGATTCTTTTTTGGAAGGCTTGGACGGCACTCCAAAGAGTGGACGATATACCGATATTGCCATGCGCAAAGTTTGGGAAGCTCGGCACTCAGGGCTTGGGTGGAATGAAGCTGCGGGGCTCTCGGATACAGGTGAAGCGGCTATACGTGGTGTTGTGCTTGCAGCTCATTATGCCGATACACCACGTGAATTGGCAAAGTTAGCCGCAGGCAATATTCATTTGACTCATGCTGAGCCATTTGTCATGGCCCAGTCTCTCGCATTTATTCTTTCAGTATGTCGTTTGATCCGTGGGAAATCTTTGAAAAGTGCAGGTAAGTCATTGATGGGGTGGGGGCAACAAGTCGTTGATACAGCGCTGATGGATGTTTTTTTACAGCCTGCTTTCATTCATGACGCAGCTGCTGATTCAGAGATTGTTGTTGAACCTCCACATGCTATCTCTCAAATTTATGGATTGGCCTGTCAGATTGGTTTTTTGGCCCCTGCCGCATATTGGCTTTCTTGCCGTTATGCCAATGATTTTGAATATGCTGTTTTGGCAGCCATCAATGGGGGAGGTAACAATATGGCTCGAGCCAGTATGACTGGAGCGCTTGCTGGGGCAACTGTTGGAATTCAGGGAATCCCTTTGCGCTTCCTCGATGGGCTTAGCGATAAAGACGAAATCTTGAACTATGCTGAAAAAGTGACTGCACTATTTGATGAATGACGAAAGCAAGTTGAAAACGTTTGGATAATGCAAAAAACGCTTTATATTTTGCAGCCGAAGCTTGGGAGTCAATCCTTTGAATGGCTCTGGATAGTACACGATCTTTAGTGCAGACTTCAGTTTATGATAACGTGATTGTGTCTCTTCAGGATGCCGATATATTGGATTCCCTCCATGACTTTTTTGTCATCAATGGTTTAAAAATAAAAAAGAGCCTGAGATATATCCCAATTCCAGGGATGAGGGGGGGGGAGAAGGGTATTATGAAAGTGGTATCTTTTTCTAAAGAAGAGGGGCCTCCGGAGAGGCCCTTTTCTTTATTGTATTTTTGATGTGATATTATTTTTTATCCATGTTCCATCCCACCATTCAATAGGTTGGACAGGGGTACCGCCTACAATGACTCCATAGTGTAGGTGATCACCTCCTGCTAGTCCTGTGGTGCCAGTATGCCCGAGTATATCACCTTTTGCTATCGAGTCACCCTGATTGACGGAAAGTGAACTCATGTGAGCGTAGAGAGTTTGGAGTCCTAGTCCATGATCCAGGACTACAACGTTTCCATAGATTCCCAGAAAATCTGCATAGACAACGACACCATCATTTGCAGCCGGGACAGGAGCATGCTTCAGACTTGCAAGGTCAAGCCCCAAGTGTGTTTGAGCATCGACTTTTTTCCCTTTGTACATATAGTCGCGCGCGTCCGCAAAGCGTGCTCTGTTAGCTGCATTCGGCAGACGTTTAAAAGTACCGTGCCATAACATTGTCGATGACGTTTGGCGGCTGAGTTCAACCAGTTTTGCTCGATTTTGCTTACGCATTGTATTGTTTATGTAGAGATACTGTTCCAGAGCTGTTCCATTGGTATTAGGCAGCAAGCCTTGAAATTCAGGGACAGTCCGTTCCATGAAAGAGTCTGATAAATTGATTTTATCTTTTCGAAAATGTCGAGCATTAGCGTGAAAGTTGAAGGATCTTTCCACCTCATTGCCAGCTTTGTCATTGGCACTGATAACTGGAGAGAACTGGCTTGGAGGTGTATCCCACGGGATAGTAAAAAGACAATAGTAGAGATGTTCATTGCCTGTAGCCGGTTGCAAATAGGCAGGGAAAAAACGATCTCCAACGTGAATTCCTGTTTCTTCAGCTACTTCGCTAAGAGTGTAGACCATGAGACCGCTACCACCTTGATTTAGATTGGTGGTGTGGGTTTGTATGAATATACGCGGGGGAGTTGCATCATAGGCAAAGAGTTTTTCATTGCTCGAAGTACCTGCTTTTCCGAAGGGATAGAGGGAGGCATCCTGCGCTTTAACTTGAATCAGAAATTCGCCTTCTTGTAATTCGTTTTTTGCAAGATCAAGAATTTCTTCGGTCTGAGTAACCCCACCGGGGTAACTTTTCTTAATCAGTGGGATGGTTTTCCCATTTTGCAGGGCGCTGATTTCAACAGATTTCAAGCCACTTCCTGGATCATTCAGTCCTATGGTAATCTGAGATCCTTTGCCCACGTTCGTTTCTTCGGGGCTGATGGTTATTTCCGGGGGGAGGGTATCCTTGAAAAGCAAAAAAGCACCTGCTCCGAGAGCCAGAAGGATAATGATTGTTGTCAGAGCAAGGGGAAATATCGTTTTGTTTTCTTTTTGCATTGAGCTGATATCTCTTAGGTCAAGATGTTTATATTTTGCATTAGTCTAGACTATTTCTATACCTATATACGACAGGACACAAGTGATCGATGGGGAAAAAACTTCTTGTTGATGGCGATGAGAGTATCTATGTGGTCATTCTTCAATCTGGACTTGTAATGTCTCCATAAGATTGATCGTGAGTCGAAGAAAGTCTGCTTCTGTTACAATTCCTATGAGTTTCCTGTTTTCAATCACAGGTAAGCAGCCATACTTGTGGTTGAGTATGGTTTGCGCGGCATCTCTGAGTGTCGTTTCTCCATTGACAGTCGCGATATCGGTTTGCATGACTTCTCTTATGGGGATACCGGCATCAATCTCTTTTTGTGTTTCGGGATCAAGTTCGGCCAGTTGCGATATAGTCGCTGACAAGATATCTCGATGGGTTATGAGACCTGCGAAATTATTATCAACAGTGACAATAGGAATATGTCTTATCCGTTGTAAGGCCATCAGTGAGCGAGCGCTATATAAGGAGTCGTTTTCCTTGAGCGAGAATACAGGATGAGTCATCAGGTCCTTTATCTTAAGCATGCGAATCCTCCAATTTTTTGCGCATTGTAAATGTTCATGAAACACAAGATCATGTCAAGATGGGGATAGCGAAAATGGGAGGAGCCCTCGCCTGTCGGTTGACTTTGTCCGCAGAATCTGGTCAGCATCCCGCAGGCGAATTTTCTTTGCGCCTGGCTAGCCGCAATACAAGGAGTTTTCATGGTTGATCCGGTGAGATCGAGGGAACGCATGGTGCGTGAGCAGATCGAAGCGCGGGGCGTCTCCGATCGGGCGGTTCTCGATGCACTGCGAACTCTTCCGAGGCATCTTTTTGTCGAGGAAGCCCTTGCATATAAGGCTTATTCAGACGGCCCTCTCCCTATCGGAGAAGGGCAAACAATCTCTCAACCCTTCATTGTTGCATTGATGTCCGAGATGCTTCAGGTCCAGCCCGGAATGCGAGTGCTCGAAATAGGGACGGGGTCAGGTTACCAGGCTGCAGTCCTGGCAGACATGGGGGCAGATGTCTACACGGTCGAGCGGATTAAAAAGTTGTTTTTTGCGGCCCGTAAGCGTTTTATGGACATGAGGATGTTTTCAGTCAAGCTGAAGCTTGATGATGGGACTATGGGCTGGCCGGAAGAAGCTCCTTTTGATCGTATCATAGTAACGGCAGGTGGACCTGAGATACCAGAGCCGCTTATTGATCAATTAGCTGATCCGGGGCGTTTGATTATTCCGGTTGGTGGTTCAAAAAGATATCAGGAGTTGATTCTCATCGAAAAAAAAGATGGCGAAGTGATTCGAACGAATAAAGGTGATGTGGCCTTTGTTGATTTGGTTGGGCAACATGGTTGGTAACAGTTTCGATTCAATGAAAAAGTTGACCTATAAAGAAGCCTTTTTCAAGACCCCTGGCCCGCGTGATTTCAAAGGTGGCATTCTGCTTTGGTCAAAAGGTATATGTATGGGGGGAGCCGATATTATTCCGGGAGTTTCTGGCGGAACTATTGCTTTTATAACAGGTATTTACACACAGTTAATTGATGCCATTCGTTCTTTTGATCTTAATTTTGCTCGTAGAGTGATATCGTTAGATTTTAGGGAAGCCTTGGCTCTCGTTCACGTCAGATTCCTTTTTTGCCTCCTTTTTGGCATCCTGACTGCGATTATTTGCATGGCAAGCGTCATGCATTTTATGCTCAGCAGTTTTCCGGTCGAAATCTGGTCTCTGTTTTTTGGCCTTATCGTTGCTTCCATATATGTCGTCGGGCGTGAAATTCAATATTTAAAGATTCAGTCTATTGGATTTGTCTTTGCCGGGTGTTTTTGTAGTTATTTCTTGGTTGGGATGATCCCTGTGTCGACGCCTGAGACTATGCCATTTATTTTTTTCTGTGGGGCAATCGCCATCTGTGCCATGATCCTCCCAGGTATCAGTGGCGCTTTTTTGCTCTTACTGCTCGGGAAGTATGAGTATATAACAGGGATGCTCAAGAATCCCTTTGTCGCTGATCACCTCCTTGTTTTAGTGGTTTTTGCAACAGGTGCTGTCGCTGGGATACTCTTTTTTTCCCGAGTGATTCATTATTTGCTCCATAGGTGGCATTCTGCGACAATTTGTATGTTAACGGGATTCATGCTCGGTGCTTTGAGAAAGGTCTGGCCGTGGAAAGAAACTCTCGAATCCATAGTCATCCGAGAAAAAATCCATATTCTACGGGAGCAGAACGTTCTTCCTGCACTCGATGAACAATTTTTTATCGCCTTAGGTTTGGCTATAGCCGGGGCAGTGACTGTTTTATTGTTGGATAGACTGTCTCGTGGTGGTCGTTGAGGGAAAGAGGCAAAAGGTTTTCAAAAAAGTGAGATATTGAAATGAGTGGTTGCAGTTCGGGTTCCTGCGGGGGAACCAAGACCAAAGAGAGCGCGAAGAAGCAGATTCAGGATGAGATGATTAAATCCACTCTGGAAAAAATCAAATATAAGCTCTTTGTCATGAGTGGTAAGGGCGGAGTCGGCAAAAGCTCGGTTTCAGTCAATATCGCAGCGGCTCTGGCTGCAAAGGGATTCAAGGTTGGCATTTTGGATGTTGATATCCATGGTCCCAGTGTGCCGACCCTGTTGGGCATTTCAGGTACTCTGGATATGGATCGAGGGTCATTGGTTATTCCAAAAGAATACAATGAAAATCTTCATATCGTTTCAATGGAATCACTGCTCAAGGATCCAGATCAAGCTGTTTTGTGGCGTGGCCCCATGAAAACTTCAGCCATTAGGCAGTTTATTTCCGACGTCCAATGGGGTGAACTCGATTTTCTTGTTATTGATTCGCCTCCCGGAACAGGAGATGAACCCATGACCGTTTTAAAGAATATTCCTGAAGCGTTGGCGGTGGTAGTGACAACGCCTCAAGAGGTTTCGTTGTCTGATGTCCGTAAGTCCATTAACTTTCTTCAGTACGCTCAAGCGAACATACTGGGGGTTGTCGAGAATATGAGTGGTCTGGTCTGTCCTCACTGTCATGAGTCCATTGACTTATTCAAACGAGGAGGGGGGCGTGATCTAGCCGAAAAATACGGGCTTGATTTTCTCGGCGCAATTCCTCTGGACCCGGCTACTGTCATTGCTGGCGACTTGGGGACGCCTGTGGTACTCCTCAATGAAGATTCATATGCAAAAAAGGCTTTCCTTGCTCTCGCAGACACCATTGCAGACTCTGCCCTAAAAAGTTTTGAAGCTGCATCGACCTCACACGATTAAGCGAATTTATCATGAACAAAGAAATATTCAATTTGCCGAACTGTTTGACTATGACTCGAATTCTTGCCGCGCCATTTGTCGTTTTTCTCTTGTATCTTGAAATGTGGTTTCAGTTCAGGATTGGTTCCTACTGTGCTTTTGGTGTGTATTTTCTGGCATGTATGACAGATTACTTTGATGGTCGAATTGCC comes from the Pseudodesulfovibrio piezophilus C1TLV30 genome and includes:
- the lon gene encoding endopeptidase La — its product is MPNFGFDGKKSPETLTLPMMSLREVVMFPRSIVPLFVGREASIKAIETAVADYGKQIFLVTQKSPEKEYPEADDLYELGVVSKILQMLRLPDGTIKVLFEGVARAVWDPKGSQFSYDESLADEFPQASINYIEDPLNTSVEGEALVRAVHESLEEFGKINKKVAPEAILAMSTIKDPGQLADQVMPHLKIDFARKQDVLEEMDSSKRLERAYELLLGEIEIVSIEKRVKGRVKDQMEKNQREYYLNEQSKAINKEMGREDDPQAEAKELEEQLQAKPMSEENRERVGKELKKLRTMQPSSAEYTVVRNYIDWVLDLPWDQVTNDSDVDIKEARSILDEDHFGLEKPKERILEYLAVQTLVDTMKGPILCFVGPPGVGKTSIAKSIARSMGREFLRISLGGVRDEAEIRGHRRTYVGAMPGKIIQSLKRVENNNPVICLDEVDKMSADFRGDPSAALLEVLDPEQNNAFNDHYLDLDYDLSKVFFITTANQLEGIPLPLQDRMEIIRLPGYLETEKVEIAKGYLLPKQIEQHGLKAENLKFSDNAMLDIVRYYTREAGVRNLEREIASVCRKSAMRIVEDDDRDKVIHISKQSLEKMLGVTKYSYGEREKEAQVGVCNGLAWTQLGGEMLLVEVALMPGQGKVEITGKLGDVMQESARAAISYIRARSHMLGLKPDFNTKVDVHIHVPDGATPKDGPSAGITLTTALISALLNIPVRHDLAMTGEITLRGRVLPIGGLREKLLAAHRGLIKTVLIPAENEKDLKEVPKDILKDLEIIPVMTMDEVIDKALDNGGETVLISQHNEPPLSNDLLKEEQRKPAHQ
- a CDS encoding ADP-ribosylglycohydrolase family protein, whose amino-acid sequence is MADVTRRERAMGAVLGLFVGDALGLGPHWYYDLKALRADYGEWITDYMPPKEGRYHDGCRAGDISQTGQVALLLLKSLAEEGEYKEEKFTAHLDSFLEGLDGTPKSGRYTDIAMRKVWEARHSGLGWNEAAGLSDTGEAAIRGVVLAAHYADTPRELAKLAAGNIHLTHAEPFVMAQSLAFILSVCRLIRGKSLKSAGKSLMGWGQQVVDTALMDVFLQPAFIHDAAADSEIVVEPPHAISQIYGLACQIGFLAPAAYWLSCRYANDFEYAVLAAINGGGNNMARASMTGALAGATVGIQGIPLRFLDGLSDKDEILNYAEKVTALFDE
- a CDS encoding M23 family metallopeptidase, with amino-acid sequence MKSVEISALQNGKTIPLIKKSYPGGVTQTEEILDLAKNELQEGEFLIQVKAQDASLYPFGKAGTSSNEKLFAYDATPPRIFIQTHTTNLNQGGSGLMVYTLSEVAEETGIHVGDRFFPAYLQPATGNEHLYYCLFTIPWDTPPSQFSPVISANDKAGNEVERSFNFHANARHFRKDKINLSDSFMERTVPEFQGLLPNTNGTALEQYLYINNTMRKQNRAKLVELSRQTSSTMLWHGTFKRLPNAANRARFADARDYMYKGKKVDAQTHLGLDLASLKHAPVPAANDGVVVYADFLGIYGNVVVLDHGLGLQTLYAHMSSLSVNQGDSIAKGDILGHTGTTGLAGGDHLHYGVIVGGTPVQPIEWWDGTWIKNNITSKIQ
- a CDS encoding CBS domain-containing protein; translation: MLKIKDLMTHPVFSLKENDSLYSARSLMALQRIRHIPIVTVDNNFAGLITHRDILSATISQLAELDPETQKEIDAGIPIREVMQTDIATVNGETTLRDAAQTILNHKYGCLPVIENRKLIGIVTEADFLRLTINLMETLQVQIEE
- a CDS encoding protein-L-isoaspartate(D-aspartate) O-methyltransferase, translated to MVDPVRSRERMVREQIEARGVSDRAVLDALRTLPRHLFVEEALAYKAYSDGPLPIGEGQTISQPFIVALMSEMLQVQPGMRVLEIGTGSGYQAAVLADMGADVYTVERIKKLFFAARKRFMDMRMFSVKLKLDDGTMGWPEEAPFDRIIVTAGGPEIPEPLIDQLADPGRLIIPVGGSKRYQELILIEKKDGEVIRTNKGDVAFVDLVGQHGW
- a CDS encoding DUF368 domain-containing protein, whose amino-acid sequence is MVGNSFDSMKKLTYKEAFFKTPGPRDFKGGILLWSKGICMGGADIIPGVSGGTIAFITGIYTQLIDAIRSFDLNFARRVISLDFREALALVHVRFLFCLLFGILTAIICMASVMHFMLSSFPVEIWSLFFGLIVASIYVVGREIQYLKIQSIGFVFAGCFCSYFLVGMIPVSTPETMPFIFFCGAIAICAMILPGISGAFLLLLLGKYEYITGMLKNPFVADHLLVLVVFATGAVAGILFFSRVIHYLLHRWHSATICMLTGFMLGALRKVWPWKETLESIVIREKIHILREQNVLPALDEQFFIALGLAIAGAVTVLLLDRLSRGGR
- a CDS encoding Mrp/NBP35 family ATP-binding protein, yielding MSGCSSGSCGGTKTKESAKKQIQDEMIKSTLEKIKYKLFVMSGKGGVGKSSVSVNIAAALAAKGFKVGILDVDIHGPSVPTLLGISGTLDMDRGSLVIPKEYNENLHIVSMESLLKDPDQAVLWRGPMKTSAIRQFISDVQWGELDFLVIDSPPGTGDEPMTVLKNIPEALAVVVTTPQEVSLSDVRKSINFLQYAQANILGVVENMSGLVCPHCHESIDLFKRGGGRDLAEKYGLDFLGAIPLDPATVIAGDLGTPVVLLNEDSYAKKAFLALADTIADSALKSFEAASTSHD